One window from the genome of Cricetulus griseus strain 17A/GY chromosome 2, alternate assembly CriGri-PICRH-1.0, whole genome shotgun sequence encodes:
- the Dynap gene encoding dynactin-associated protein, whose translation MVRKQQQYTMNVEQSSGEQLLRNPYCSNEGTHCGCRSHHVTCELHPVTENPCSLWKIFLICLLACLVATAITVLAFYFGPFGNPNNTTIIINTDGRSSQDPCTSASTPSLTSTSPPGLETTPSSTTVTTPDSPTNPPTSPPVPTTTTTTTTTTTEHEVDIEYDEAV comes from the exons ATGGTTAGAAAGCAGCAGCAGTACACCATGAATGTTGAACAAAGTTCGGGGGAGCAG TTATTAAGAAATCCATACTGTTCAAATGAAGGAACACACTGTGGCTGTAGATCGCACCATGTGACATGTGAGCTTCATCCG GTTACAGAAAACCCATGTTCACTCtggaaaatatttctaatatgtCTGCTGGCTTGTCTGGTTGCCACAGCCATTACAGTTCTGGCCTTTTATTTTGGCCCATTTGGCAATCCCAACAATACCACCATCATCATTAATACAGATGGAAGGTCCAGTCAGGATCCCTGCACCTCTGCTTCTACACCATCTCTTACCTCAACATCTCCACCTGGACTGGAGACCACTCCATCTTCTACTACTGTAACTACCCCGGACTCACCTACCAACCCACCCACATCTCCTCCAGTGCcaactactaccaccaccaccaccactaccaccacagaACATGAAGTTGACATTGAATATGATGAGGCAGTATGA